A region of Leptospira bouyouniensis DNA encodes the following proteins:
- a CDS encoding SDR family NAD(P)-dependent oxidoreductase, with protein MKEKKVALVTGGTSGLGRSIVLEYANAGYVVGFCGRRKQEGEETLSLLKKQGGEGLYFKCDVTQSEAVRNFVETIIEKYGRIDVAVNNAGISGVLKTTADYPLDIFDSVMDVNLKGTFLSMQFELKQFLKQGDGGVIINVSSALGLRGKEKAGPYSMSKHGIIGLTKSAALEYGANGIRVIALCPGGIQTEMDDVFYANVPNPEEVKKERMKSYALGRMATPEEVAKTCVWLSGEGAAFITGAVIPVDGGKTAR; from the coding sequence ATGAAAGAGAAAAAAGTCGCTTTAGTTACGGGTGGAACATCTGGCTTAGGTAGATCAATTGTATTAGAGTATGCTAATGCGGGTTATGTGGTCGGATTTTGCGGCCGCAGAAAACAAGAAGGTGAGGAAACTCTTTCTCTCTTAAAAAAACAAGGTGGGGAGGGACTATATTTCAAATGTGATGTCACACAATCGGAAGCAGTTCGTAATTTTGTAGAAACCATCATAGAAAAGTATGGTCGTATCGATGTTGCGGTCAACAATGCAGGGATCTCTGGTGTATTAAAAACGACTGCGGATTATCCTTTGGATATTTTTGATTCAGTAATGGATGTAAACTTAAAAGGTACATTTTTATCCATGCAATTTGAATTGAAACAGTTTCTGAAACAAGGTGATGGTGGTGTAATTATTAATGTATCTTCAGCTTTGGGTCTCCGTGGAAAAGAAAAGGCAGGTCCTTACTCAATGTCAAAACATGGAATCATTGGACTTACAAAATCAGCAGCATTAGAATATGGAGCAAATGGGATAAGAGTTATTGCACTTTGCCCTGGTGGGATCCAAACAGAAATGGATGATGTATTTTATGCGAATGTACCAAATCCTGAAGAAGTGAAAAAAGAAAGAATGAAATCGTATGCACTAGGAAGAATGGCAACCCCAGAAGAAGTTGCTAAAACATGTGTTTGGTTGTCTGGAGAGGGTGCGGCATTCATTACAGGTGCTGTGATTCCTGTCGACGGTGGAAAAACGGCAAGATAA
- a CDS encoding ABC transporter permease has protein sequence MTSTFDKFFTFLFYRKSLALFLLLAPLLIWLGVVYLGSLFTLLIQSFFSIDSFSGVIKREFTLESYYDLFRQSTNWDIIIRTTTMAFTVTVVSAIIAFPIAYFMAMNAGPTLKPILYLGVMLPLWSSYLVKVYSWKLIMAKEGILTWCLDQLGLLHLLDVVLAIPVIGGSSLSFSYIGMFLVFVYIWLPYMILPIQASLERIPKSLLEASSDLGGGPSQTFRKVILPLAFPGVVAGSIFTFSLTLGDYIIPTIIGNSSYFIGMAVYTHQGTAGNIPLAAAFSVVPIIIMMVYLSIAKRLGAFDAL, from the coding sequence ATGACTAGTACCTTTGATAAGTTTTTTACCTTCTTGTTTTACAGAAAAAGTTTGGCGCTTTTTTTGCTTTTGGCACCACTTCTCATCTGGCTTGGAGTCGTATATTTAGGTTCGTTGTTTACGCTACTCATCCAAAGTTTTTTCTCCATTGATTCCTTCTCAGGTGTGATCAAACGCGAGTTTACATTAGAATCCTATTATGATTTGTTTCGTCAAAGTACGAATTGGGATATCATCATCCGTACAACAACGATGGCGTTTACCGTGACGGTTGTGAGTGCGATCATTGCATTCCCCATCGCCTATTTTATGGCGATGAATGCAGGTCCAACTCTCAAACCAATTCTATATTTGGGTGTGATGTTACCATTGTGGTCCAGTTATTTAGTCAAAGTATATTCTTGGAAACTGATCATGGCAAAAGAAGGGATTTTGACATGGTGCCTTGATCAGCTTGGTCTCTTACATTTGTTGGATGTGGTTCTTGCCATCCCTGTGATTGGAGGTAGTTCCTTATCATTTTCATATATTGGGATGTTTCTTGTTTTCGTATATATATGGTTACCTTACATGATTTTACCGATCCAAGCATCACTGGAAAGAATTCCAAAATCCCTTTTGGAAGCATCTTCAGATCTAGGTGGTGGGCCTTCGCAAACCTTTCGTAAGGTGATATTACCTTTGGCTTTCCCAGGAGTTGTCGCAGGTTCTATTTTTACATTTTCCTTAACTCTTGGTGATTATATCATTCCTACCATCATAGGTAATTCGAGTTATTTTATTGGAATGGCTGTTTATACACACCAAGGGACGGCAGGGAACATTCCACTTGCTGCTGCATTTTCAGTCGTTCCCATCATCATCATGATGGTATATCTATCGATTGCAAAACGATTAGGAGCATTTGATGCGCTCTAA
- a CDS encoding ABC transporter ATP-binding protein codes for MDQIYDVEFQNVTRKFDQFIAVDDVSFGIKKGEFFSMLGPSGSGKTTCLRMVAGFQDTSSGRVLLEGVDVTGIPPYKRNVNTVFQDYALFPHMSVAENVGYGLKIKKLPNTEINKRVSEMLSMVRLPDVGKRKPSELSGGQRQRIALARALINRPGVLLLDEPLGALDLKLREEMQLELKAIQKEVGITFIFVTHDQEEALSMSDRIAVFNKGKVEQIATPEELYNRPKTEFVANFVGTSNILSVEETKRLTGRDGKLMVRPERVHVFANAKEDNHSTGYRTFKAILKSQVYSGATSKMHFETPNGSRIIASTQNLKISADHIAVGSEVLVGWKDSDVHLL; via the coding sequence ATGGACCAAATTTACGATGTCGAATTTCAAAATGTTACAAGGAAATTCGACCAATTTATAGCGGTGGATGATGTCTCCTTTGGGATAAAAAAAGGTGAGTTCTTTTCGATGTTAGGCCCTTCCGGGTCTGGTAAAACAACTTGCCTCCGAATGGTGGCTGGTTTCCAAGATACAAGTTCAGGAAGGGTTCTTTTGGAAGGAGTTGATGTCACTGGTATCCCTCCTTACAAAAGAAATGTAAACACAGTATTCCAAGATTATGCCCTTTTTCCCCATATGTCTGTTGCAGAAAACGTGGGTTATGGTTTGAAAATCAAAAAACTTCCAAATACTGAAATCAATAAACGTGTTTCTGAAATGCTTTCGATGGTACGTCTCCCTGATGTTGGGAAGAGGAAACCATCGGAATTATCAGGTGGGCAAAGGCAAAGGATAGCTCTTGCTAGAGCACTCATTAATCGGCCCGGTGTACTTCTGTTAGATGAGCCATTGGGTGCACTTGATTTAAAACTTAGGGAAGAAATGCAACTCGAACTTAAGGCCATCCAAAAAGAAGTAGGGATCACATTTATATTTGTGACCCATGACCAAGAAGAAGCACTTTCCATGTCTGACCGCATTGCGGTGTTTAATAAAGGAAAGGTAGAGCAAATTGCAACACCAGAAGAATTGTACAACCGACCCAAAACAGAGTTTGTTGCCAACTTCGTCGGCACTTCTAATATCTTAAGTGTAGAAGAAACAAAACGCCTTACCGGTCGTGATGGCAAACTAATGGTTCGTCCAGAAAGGGTTCATGTTTTTGCCAACGCCAAAGAAGACAACCATTCAACAGGTTATAGAACCTTTAAAGCCATTTTAAAAAGCCAGGTATATTCAGGTGCGACTTCTAAAATGCATTTTGAAACACCAAATGGTTCTCGTATCATTGCATCCACTCAAAACTTAAAAATATCTGCGGATCATATTGCAGTTGGATCTGAAGTCCTCGTCGGCTGGAAAGACTCCGACGTACACTTGTTATAA
- a CDS encoding protein kinase domain-containing protein has translation MFTIGKYKVTKELHLGKRSSVYIGEDDKKTPVVVKLLNRDYPDNHEITRFKNEFEILKTIDSPYTLKPLGFESYQNTVAIVFPHIEYFDLAKLQLSGKYSNLQTFLNISIEICKALSDIHKAKVVHNDIKAQNIIFHPETGNLKIIDFGSATLLTHRSFYLPMNQNLTGTLAHISPEQTGRMNRTVDYRTDFYSLGVTLYQLITGELPFLYTDSLEMVHAHLARIPLSPKERSHAPKILSDLIMKLLEKNPEDRYQTATGLLSDLITIQSVLLENGKEELDSFHMELAKNDKSSRFQIPKKLYGRETQLQTFEEKFLNATEGKIETFLISGRSGIGKSALINEIQKPVTIERAYFTSGKFDLYKKSIPYRAINLALQGLVKQLLSENETSVKEWKTILSQALGTNAKLIIDVVPELSQLLGNVPIPPELDTVETENRFHLVFRKFLRTVCTKEHPVVMFLDDLQWADSSSILLLKEVITDPELFYFFIILSYRDNEVYPTDPFFRMLEELRETKTSITEIQLDPLRESDISLLVSETLSLPESEITGISEIIWKKTKGNPFHVNEMFKNLYERSYIQFIENRWVWDKEKINSVNISENVIDLIIDKINLQPPNLIETLKLTACIGNWFRHDIYATIAERPFHLASMDLVALANEEFLILGLDDANFTHDKIREAIYKIISPEEKSKLHYKIGKTYLSILYKYKLDDHLFTIVNQLNLGASQITKDQELVQLRTLNERAGFKALNSSAYDAAFTFFERMVGLMKDEEWETHYDNTLKLHLAYARSAYLSKNFEKAEKSFNYILKKTKTDLEKILVYELQSSMLVTQNKMKEVLVTLKQALKLLGVRLPKNATTLSPLPEIIKFKLRLGSKKIEELGNLPLSSDPKYLAIMRLLNACIAPSFLAEPNLFPVIVLKMVNYSLVNGLCELSAFGFCAMGMIQGSGLGDYESGLKFGKLGVKLLDLFESKTFKCRTIFMYTCMISPWKNHAREGKNLFWESFLVGMETGDLQYASYSLNNIHFQGLMYRENLDDLYKSQLRYDSSLLSLRQHHAYQVHRLNMQMVENMRAESSDPLSLEGRYFSESEIVKEWESAGNSNALFDYYLCTLRLEYFLGDINKAYQASLKLDELEGAVFGMMFVPEHVFFGSLVVYELLSNASASNEISNKYLLKRLKSFSKRLKVWANNSPDNFGHKYEIVSAIELYISNQKSEAVIACKSAITSARESGYILEEAIANEILVRMWRETGFDQYSNLHLVEAHYRYGKYGFISKVKQLEAEHISLKKYIGRNFRTDSTDNVSLLSTTKDIFGDVGSNLDINTVIKASQTISGEIQLNRLLEKMMKIILENAGAERGYFILNLDSKWQVIAESNLETETVSVYADSPFELDFTNQISTINQNKIPTQIIAYVVRTGLVVICGDAAREGDFKNDPYVKTYFPKSLLCYPILSHGTVVGIVYLENNLTTDAFTPGRVEILKILSSQIAVSIENSLLYSNLEQKVDERTKELNSALTEVQGLKEQQDGDYFLASLLIEPLTQNHARSSNMNIQFLTEQKKKFSYKQWNSEIGGDLCVSSSIQLQNKKYIVVLNGDAMGKSMQGASGALVIGSVFEAIIKRNGQSEDVRDITPERWVSNAYFELHNTLVTFDGSMLISMFLCLIDDETGFFYFLNAEHPRPVIYRNGKTFFLPHNYVCAKLGLLASKKSLQINTFQMEQGDVLLIGSDGRDDILIGSEQEMEVNEDDELFLKTALEGMGDLNLIRDAIKRQGDLIDDLSLIRVEYTGIGSEIIIPKTHPKHIIYLRALTLYKQKHWAEVEKMISSHFPDINEAPLSFQKIYLYTEHRMSVFPLQFAVSYIQKNPSDSLTLFYIAEALFSNGDIAAAFDYSERVKLRRPYHKENNRLFARLTELRRK, from the coding sequence TTGTTTACGATTGGAAAATATAAAGTAACAAAAGAGCTCCATTTGGGGAAACGAAGCTCTGTTTACATTGGGGAAGACGATAAAAAAACTCCGGTAGTCGTAAAACTCCTAAATCGGGACTATCCAGATAATCATGAGATTACCAGATTTAAAAATGAATTTGAAATTCTAAAAACTATTGATTCTCCCTATACATTAAAACCCCTTGGGTTTGAGTCATACCAAAATACAGTTGCTATTGTTTTTCCTCACATTGAATATTTCGATCTCGCAAAACTTCAGTTAAGTGGCAAATATAGCAATTTACAGACATTTTTAAATATATCTATCGAAATATGTAAGGCTCTTAGTGATATTCATAAAGCAAAAGTTGTACATAATGATATTAAAGCACAAAATATCATCTTTCATCCTGAAACTGGTAATTTAAAAATCATTGATTTTGGATCAGCCACTTTGCTGACACATAGAAGTTTTTATCTCCCGATGAACCAAAATTTAACGGGAACGTTGGCTCATATATCGCCAGAACAGACTGGTCGCATGAATCGTACGGTTGATTATCGTACGGACTTCTATTCATTGGGTGTTACTTTATACCAATTGATCACAGGTGAACTTCCATTTTTATACACAGATAGTTTGGAGATGGTTCACGCTCATCTTGCGCGAATCCCTTTATCTCCAAAAGAAAGAAGTCATGCTCCAAAAATATTGTCTGATTTAATCATGAAACTTTTGGAAAAGAATCCGGAAGATCGTTACCAAACTGCAACTGGATTACTCTCTGATTTGATCACAATCCAATCTGTATTATTGGAAAATGGTAAAGAAGAACTTGATTCCTTCCATATGGAATTAGCAAAAAATGATAAGTCTTCTCGTTTTCAAATTCCAAAGAAATTATATGGAAGGGAAACTCAGTTACAAACTTTTGAGGAAAAATTCTTAAATGCTACCGAAGGTAAAATTGAAACCTTTTTAATTTCGGGACGTTCAGGGATTGGAAAATCTGCTCTCATTAACGAAATACAAAAACCTGTTACCATTGAAAGGGCATATTTTACATCTGGTAAATTTGATTTATATAAAAAATCAATTCCATACCGTGCCATCAATTTAGCATTGCAAGGGTTAGTAAAGCAGCTGTTATCTGAAAATGAAACATCTGTTAAGGAATGGAAAACAATACTTTCCCAGGCTCTAGGTACTAATGCCAAACTTATTATCGATGTAGTCCCTGAGTTATCCCAACTTTTGGGTAATGTTCCGATCCCTCCAGAACTTGATACGGTAGAAACTGAAAATCGATTTCATTTAGTATTTCGCAAATTTTTGCGAACAGTTTGTACTAAAGAACATCCAGTTGTTATGTTTTTGGATGATTTACAATGGGCCGATTCCTCAAGTATTCTATTGCTAAAAGAGGTCATCACCGATCCTGAATTATTTTATTTTTTTATAATTCTTTCTTATCGAGACAACGAAGTGTATCCTACTGATCCATTTTTTCGTATGTTGGAGGAACTGAGGGAAACAAAAACATCTATCACCGAAATTCAATTAGATCCGTTGAGGGAAAGTGATATTTCATTATTAGTATCCGAAACCCTATCTTTGCCAGAGTCGGAAATCACTGGAATATCGGAAATTATTTGGAAAAAAACAAAAGGGAATCCGTTTCATGTCAACGAAATGTTTAAGAATCTTTATGAAAGATCTTATATACAATTCATTGAAAATCGTTGGGTTTGGGATAAAGAAAAAATCAATTCGGTTAATATTTCTGAAAATGTCATTGATTTGATTATTGATAAAATTAATCTTCAACCACCTAACTTAATTGAGACTTTAAAATTAACTGCGTGTATTGGAAACTGGTTTCGACATGATATATATGCAACCATAGCAGAAAGACCATTTCATCTTGCATCTATGGATTTAGTTGCATTAGCTAACGAAGAATTTTTAATTTTAGGTTTGGACGATGCCAACTTCACGCACGATAAAATTCGCGAAGCAATTTATAAAATCATATCCCCAGAAGAAAAGTCTAAGTTACATTATAAAATTGGTAAAACTTATTTATCGATTCTTTATAAATACAAACTTGATGATCATTTGTTTACAATTGTAAACCAACTCAATTTAGGCGCTTCTCAAATTACGAAAGACCAAGAATTGGTTCAATTGAGGACTTTAAATGAAAGGGCAGGATTTAAAGCATTAAATTCATCCGCTTACGACGCTGCGTTTACTTTTTTTGAACGTATGGTCGGGTTGATGAAAGATGAAGAATGGGAAACTCATTACGATAACACATTGAAGTTGCACCTAGCTTATGCAAGGTCAGCGTATTTATCTAAGAACTTTGAAAAAGCTGAAAAAAGTTTTAATTATATTCTAAAAAAAACCAAAACAGATTTAGAAAAGATTTTAGTGTATGAGCTCCAATCTTCTATGCTTGTGACCCAAAACAAAATGAAGGAAGTTTTGGTAACACTGAAACAAGCTCTTAAACTTTTAGGAGTCCGATTACCAAAAAATGCCACTACATTGTCGCCTTTACCGGAAATTATTAAATTTAAACTTAGGTTGGGTTCAAAAAAAATAGAGGAATTAGGAAATTTACCTCTCTCAAGTGATCCTAAGTATTTGGCGATTATGCGTTTGCTAAATGCTTGTATTGCACCTTCTTTTTTAGCAGAGCCAAATTTATTCCCTGTGATCGTACTCAAAATGGTTAACTATAGTTTGGTGAATGGCCTTTGTGAGTTGAGTGCTTTTGGATTTTGCGCCATGGGTATGATCCAAGGTTCAGGTCTAGGAGATTATGAATCTGGATTAAAATTTGGTAAATTGGGTGTCAAATTACTTGATTTATTTGAATCAAAAACATTCAAATGTAGAACAATTTTTATGTATACCTGTATGATTTCGCCTTGGAAAAATCATGCACGTGAAGGTAAAAATTTGTTTTGGGAAAGTTTCCTCGTTGGAATGGAAACTGGTGATTTACAATATGCATCATATTCTTTAAATAATATTCATTTTCAAGGTTTGATGTATAGAGAGAACTTAGATGACCTCTATAAAAGCCAACTTCGTTATGATTCATCTCTTCTGAGTTTACGCCAACACCATGCCTACCAAGTGCATCGATTGAATATGCAAATGGTTGAAAATATGCGAGCTGAATCTTCTGACCCACTCAGTTTGGAAGGTAGATATTTTTCAGAATCCGAAATTGTAAAAGAATGGGAATCGGCAGGGAATTCGAATGCACTTTTTGATTATTATTTATGTACTCTTAGGTTGGAATATTTCTTAGGTGATATCAATAAAGCATACCAAGCATCATTAAAGTTGGATGAGTTGGAGGGTGCTGTGTTTGGAATGATGTTTGTTCCTGAACATGTATTTTTTGGCTCTTTAGTAGTTTATGAATTATTATCGAATGCTTCTGCCTCTAATGAAATTTCAAATAAGTATTTATTGAAACGATTAAAATCGTTTTCAAAAAGGCTTAAGGTTTGGGCCAATAACTCTCCTGACAATTTTGGTCATAAATATGAAATTGTTTCAGCAATTGAGTTATATATCTCAAATCAAAAATCAGAGGCTGTGATCGCTTGTAAATCGGCCATTACTTCAGCAAGAGAATCTGGATATATATTAGAAGAAGCCATTGCAAACGAAATTCTGGTTAGAATGTGGAGAGAAACAGGTTTCGATCAGTATAGTAACTTACACCTTGTAGAAGCTCATTATCGTTATGGCAAATATGGTTTTATTTCCAAGGTGAAACAATTAGAAGCGGAACATATCTCTCTCAAAAAATATATAGGTAGGAATTTTAGAACCGATTCAACAGATAATGTTTCCTTATTGAGTACAACAAAAGATATATTTGGAGACGTTGGTTCAAACTTAGATATCAATACAGTCATCAAAGCATCTCAAACAATTTCCGGTGAAATCCAACTCAATCGACTTTTGGAAAAAATGATGAAAATCATACTCGAGAATGCCGGTGCTGAACGTGGTTATTTCATATTAAACTTAGATTCAAAATGGCAGGTGATTGCCGAGTCGAATTTGGAAACAGAAACTGTATCTGTATATGCAGATTCACCCTTTGAATTAGACTTCACAAACCAAATTTCAACAATTAACCAAAATAAAATTCCAACTCAGATTATCGCGTATGTTGTGAGAACAGGATTGGTTGTGATTTGTGGAGATGCGGCAAGAGAAGGTGATTTTAAAAACGATCCATATGTAAAAACATATTTTCCAAAATCATTATTGTGTTATCCAATTTTGAGTCATGGAACAGTTGTTGGGATCGTGTATTTGGAAAATAACCTAACGACAGATGCATTTACTCCAGGCAGAGTTGAAATTCTTAAGATTTTATCTTCGCAAATTGCTGTGTCGATTGAAAACTCACTATTATATTCAAACTTGGAACAAAAAGTAGATGAAAGGACCAAGGAATTAAATTCTGCATTGACGGAAGTGCAAGGACTCAAAGAACAGCAGGACGGTGATTATTTTTTAGCATCATTATTGATTGAACCACTCACACAAAATCATGCCCGATCATCGAATATGAATATTCAGTTCTTAACGGAACAAAAGAAAAAATTTTCATACAAACAATGGAATTCAGAAATCGGAGGAGATTTATGTGTTTCGTCTTCCATTCAATTACAAAACAAAAAATACATTGTAGTATTGAATGGAGATGCAATGGGAAAATCGATGCAAGGTGCTAGTGGTGCACTTGTGATTGGATCGGTTTTTGAAGCTATTATCAAACGAAATGGCCAGTCAGAGGATGTAAGAGACATCACTCCTGAAAGATGGGTGAGTAATGCATATTTTGAATTACACAACACACTTGTAACATTTGACGGATCCATGTTGATCTCAATGTTTCTTTGTTTGATCGATGATGAAACTGGATTTTTTTATTTTTTGAATGCGGAACACCCTCGGCCCGTCATATACCGTAACGGAAAAACATTTTTCCTACCACATAACTATGTGTGTGCGAAATTGGGACTCTTGGCATCCAAGAAAAGTCTGCAAATTAATACATTCCAAATGGAACAGGGAGATGTTTTACTAATTGGTTCGGATGGGAGAGATGATATCCTAATTGGTTCCGAGCAGGAAATGGAAGTGAATGAAGATGACGAATTATTTTTGAAAACCGCGCTTGAGGGAATGGGTGATCTAAATTTGATTCGTGACGCAATCAAAAGACAAGGGGATTTGATTGATGATCTTTCTTTGATTCGGGTAGAATACACGGGAATAGGCTCCGAAATAATCATTCCGAAGACACATCCGAAACACATAATCTACTTAAGGGCTCTCACATTGTACAAACAAAAACATTGGGCAGAGGTTGAAAAAATGATTTCATCTCATTTCCCAGATATCAACGAAGCCCCCCTTTCTTTTCAAAAGATATACCTTTACACGGAACATAGAATGTCTGTTTTCCCATTACAGTTTGCCGTTTCATACATTCAAAAAAATCCTTCAGACAGTTTGACTTTGTTTTATATTGCAGAGGCACTCTTTTCCAATGGGGATATTGCTGCTGCGTTTGATTATTCGGAACGAGTGAAATTAAGACGGCCATACCATAAAGAAAACAACCGATTATTTGCTCGACTCACAGAACTTCGACGTAAATAA
- a CDS encoding ABC transporter permease encodes MRSKWNLGSIGLRTATLFGFLFIHIPILLIIMYAFSTDEKTFQFPLPGFTTKWFGVAWDRNDIWEAIILSSQVALISTFIAIFLGTLACLAVYRSQFFGKEIISFLVILPIALPGIVTGISLRSAMSLFGIPFSTWTIVIAHATFCIVTVYNNVLARLRRSSHSMVEASMDLGANPWQTFRFVILPNIATALLAGGMLSFALSFDEVIVTTFTAGQQSTVPIWMLTEFIRPRQRPVTNVVAVFVILVTTIPILVAYYLTKEDDGRKK; translated from the coding sequence ATGCGCTCTAAATGGAACTTAGGATCTATCGGTTTAAGAACTGCAACTTTATTCGGTTTTTTATTCATCCACATTCCCATTCTACTCATCATCATGTATGCTTTTTCTACCGATGAAAAAACATTTCAATTCCCACTTCCTGGTTTTACAACTAAGTGGTTTGGGGTGGCATGGGATCGCAATGATATATGGGAGGCCATCATTCTTTCTTCACAGGTTGCATTGATTTCAACCTTCATTGCTATTTTTTTAGGAACACTTGCCTGCCTTGCTGTTTATCGAAGTCAGTTTTTTGGAAAGGAAATTATATCCTTTCTTGTAATTTTACCCATTGCACTTCCGGGAATTGTAACAGGGATTTCACTTCGGTCTGCGATGTCCTTGTTTGGGATTCCTTTTAGTACATGGACCATCGTCATAGCACATGCAACATTTTGTATCGTAACTGTTTATAATAATGTCCTGGCAAGGTTACGAAGAAGTTCTCATTCAATGGTGGAAGCTTCGATGGATTTAGGAGCCAATCCTTGGCAAACATTTCGCTTTGTCATATTGCCAAATATCGCCACAGCATTGTTAGCTGGTGGAATGTTGTCTTTTGCTTTGTCATTTGATGAAGTGATTGTCACAACTTTTACGGCAGGCCAACAATCCACAGTTCCCATTTGGATGTTAACAGAATTTATTCGTCCTAGACAAAGGCCTGTGACAAACGTTGTTGCTGTATTTGTAATTCTTGTCACAACCATTCCCATTTTGGTGGCATACTACCTCACAAAAGAAGATGATGGTAGAAAAAAATAA
- a CDS encoding AfsA-related hotdog domain-containing protein encodes MKVSEKEDLPTVLPLDKRYTRTYYQDDSFVSNIRRALPRLILADIMEHDVLPKLNNQDREFLLFYYYKRTDQTGSYYQLKTIPSRIRKESADRILNEANIDDSGKEFLSQFYHFDQEIEQYVLNDLVTEADEIKILQLVKRRDYYVGNVEKSMLSEIFERFPEIPKRDTFFANLYIPPTHKFFSPPNLKHISGMQIVEAARQFGIACNHMFGKVPFEDVTFLLLYLNSEFFQYAKMNMPIKLRAKAKEVKFSKAGYWNYSKLAITAYQENQEITKIEMAASILPLKVYKRLKSTQEEVYEIDPRFRILDRFKNNISIRENGRNIVSTIENISNSGFMVRCSGIHPGSLSTKQQLEFFMHFDIVGFVHGTCILLWVKEDDNNEDTFFAGFRFEEISELDRANVKEAINRYGRLIEDREIQ; translated from the coding sequence ATGAAGGTTTCCGAAAAAGAAGATCTCCCTACCGTTTTACCCCTTGATAAACGATACACTCGCACATACTACCAAGATGATAGTTTTGTTTCGAATATAAGAAGAGCACTGCCTCGATTGATTTTGGCTGATATCATGGAACATGATGTTTTACCAAAACTGAACAATCAAGACAGAGAATTCCTTCTATTCTACTATTATAAAAGGACTGATCAAACGGGTAGTTATTATCAATTAAAAACAATTCCTTCTCGAATTCGAAAAGAATCTGCAGATAGAATTTTGAATGAAGCAAATATTGATGATTCTGGGAAAGAGTTTCTGAGTCAATTTTATCACTTTGATCAAGAAATCGAGCAGTATGTCTTAAATGATTTGGTGACAGAAGCAGATGAGATAAAAATTTTACAACTTGTCAAACGTAGAGATTATTATGTAGGAAATGTTGAAAAATCGATGCTTTCTGAAATCTTTGAAAGGTTCCCAGAGATTCCGAAACGAGATACTTTTTTTGCGAATTTATACATTCCACCTACTCACAAATTTTTTTCACCACCCAATTTAAAACATATATCTGGAATGCAAATTGTAGAAGCAGCAAGGCAATTTGGAATCGCATGTAATCATATGTTTGGAAAAGTTCCGTTTGAAGATGTCACCTTCTTATTGTTATATTTGAATTCAGAATTTTTTCAATATGCTAAAATGAATATGCCCATCAAACTTAGGGCAAAGGCAAAAGAGGTGAAATTCAGCAAAGCTGGTTATTGGAACTATTCGAAGCTTGCTATCACGGCGTACCAAGAAAATCAAGAGATCACCAAGATAGAAATGGCAGCAAGTATTTTGCCTTTAAAAGTCTACAAACGCTTAAAAAGCACACAAGAAGAAGTGTATGAAATCGATCCAAGGTTTCGAATTTTGGATCGATTTAAAAATAATATTTCAATCCGTGAAAATGGACGTAATATCGTTTCTACCATTGAAAATATCTCAAATTCAGGGTTTATGGTGCGGTGCTCAGGAATCCACCCAGGCAGTTTGTCTACGAAACAACAGCTAGAATTTTTTATGCATTTTGATATTGTTGGTTTCGTACATGGAACTTGTATTTTATTATGGGTAAAAGAAGACGATAATAATGAAGATACCTTTTTTGCAGGATTTCGTTTTGAAGAAATTTCGGAATTGGATCGGGCAAATGTAAAGGAAGCAATCAATCGATATGGAAGATTGATAGAAGATAGGGAAATCCAATGA
- a CDS encoding universal stress protein gives MEKLIQKLIIPIDGSPSSAKALEFGLAIAKASKAICYVVEVIEDFGPLPGYYDAAPPGKDRVKWISEQRFEKIHPILDETSVKWERVVLEGYPAEEICKLAEKEKADLIVIGSRGHGILGRFIMGSVSDRVVHYAPCSVTVVR, from the coding sequence ATGGAAAAATTAATTCAAAAACTGATCATTCCAATTGATGGTTCACCCAGTTCAGCAAAAGCCTTGGAATTTGGATTGGCAATAGCAAAAGCAAGTAAAGCAATTTGTTACGTTGTAGAAGTCATTGAAGATTTTGGTCCGCTTCCTGGTTATTATGATGCCGCTCCTCCTGGAAAAGACAGAGTCAAGTGGATTTCTGAACAAAGGTTTGAAAAGATTCATCCTATCTTAGATGAAACATCAGTGAAATGGGAACGTGTGGTTTTGGAAGGATATCCTGCTGAAGAAATATGCAAGTTGGCAGAAAAAGAAAAGGCCGATTTGATCGTGATTGGAAGCCGAGGGCATGGAATTTTAGGAAGATTCATCATGGGTAGTGTATCAGATCGTGTTGTACACTATGCACCATGCTCAGTAACTGTTGTTAGGTGA